A window of Hemibagrus wyckioides isolate EC202008001 linkage group LG03, SWU_Hwy_1.0, whole genome shotgun sequence contains these coding sequences:
- the LOC131351191 gene encoding G-protein coupled receptor 4-like codes for MMEGVTLQKSDLVTQTIESVMNSSFFLPNYDIAPVSVLCAFIGLSTIVLLVALPLNVYVLRLILIGTSNGVASEFFSLNLCVCEIIICLSSVPSVFNVICYRNDAQSPLYLFLLLLSILHSISRPCFQCCVCVERYVAVIHPVIFLRYKPLTYRITWSTVTWIIVLGFSVLSLFVPYRCVFYYILLPEYLLVFSIKILCSVAVLKALRKPGPGEKLHVKDVESNRMKKKAFCLIVISLFFMVITYCPILVFIFVYDSLLETQRWIGLTLYYYLMIVAGFVHPFLYLHRVGKLPFIPDLMILLKLQ; via the exons ATGATGGAAGGTGTTACACTTCAAAAAag CGATTTAGTGACACAAACCATAGAGTCGGTGATGAACTCTTCATTTTTTCTTCCTAACTATGATATTGCACCTGTTTCTGTGCTCTGTGCATTCATCGGTCTCAGCACAATTGTGCTGTTAGTGGCGCTACCACTCAATGTATATGTTTTGAGACTGATTTTGATAGGCACAAGCAACGGAGTAGCATCagaatttttttctcttaacctctgtgtgtgtgagatcataaTTTGCCTGAGTTCGGTGCCAAGTGTCTTCAATGTTATATGCTATAGAAATGATGCGCAAAGTCCTTTGTATCTTTTTCTTCTGTTACTGTCCATACTGCATAGTATCAGCCGTCCATGTTTCcagtgctgtgtctgtgtggagagaTATGTGGCAGTGATCCATCCTGTTATCTTCTTGAGATACAAGCCACTAACATATCGCATAACATGGTCAACTGTTACCTGGATAATTGTTCTAGGTTTCAGTGTGCTTTCTTTATTTGTACCATAcagatgtgtattttattatattctacTACCAGAGTACTTACTTGTATTTTCTATTAAGATTCTTTGCTCTGTAGCAGTGCTTAAGGCTTTAAGGAAACCTGGTCCTGGTGAGAAATTACATGTTAAAGATGTAGAGTCGAACCGCATGAAAAAGAAGGCTTTTTGCCTGATTGTGATTAGTCTGTTTTTCATGGTTATTACTTACTGTCCGATAttggtgtttatatttgtgtatgatTCTCTATTAGAAACACAGAGATGGATAGGTCTGACACTGTATTACTACCTTATGATAGTTGCTGGGTTTGTACATCCATTTCTCTATCTTCATAGGGTTGGGAAACTTCCTTTCATTCCAGACTTGATGATTCTGTTAAAATTACAGTGA